The Streptomyces sp. NBC_00659 genomic interval GACCACCGCGATCTCATACCCCCCATGACACTCACGGTGTGCCGCGGAACTCGTCGTACAGCTGCGGTAGGAAGCCCGCGAGATGATTCATCTCCGATGCGCAGTGGTGCAGCATGTCGGTGCC includes:
- a CDS encoding DAPG hydrolase family protein, giving the protein MPSTLGTDMLHHCASEMNHLAGFLPQLYDEFRGTP